The following coding sequences are from one Magnetococcales bacterium window:
- a CDS encoding TolC family protein, producing the protein MKVNLKEFVSEVLQRNGKLTMSRLDAEIAEKQIDHAKGDFEPRVVAATKYRDEMTPNTVEESMQRSFLPEYYERSKEHKVGLKKKIMATGAQLEVESGMREINNTLQTGDSTGGEFKTFEGVTLTQPLLKGFGSAVTSNMRLASGDAELAKERGRLSAMELLGQAAMSYLDLCWSKKVLDIRQEAADVARKLLVDGEARAKAGRTASSELLEYLALVSQREAQLNAARQALISAEDALYNHLFMQRDVDKVNVETTEALESEEEAPQEIVSLEYAFTLRPELRIAKKSAAQEDVRIVYLANQKLPQLDLVTSYGFNGLAHDTSKPLKMLNNDHNKVWSIGLQFDVPLFGGVSATSQWDAAKKRKERALLDIKNTEVQIANMVHTQMKQVENGRKEWKTMQRLTQASQEKWKTTLADHKAGRGEYRDLLHQESLVKQSQEAEVQSLLRYRKALVSLYLAEGSMLARFGAEALPRTSTSEQPDATPVDKQQFVEVWDTIQAWAEARTTRDVKKYLGFYAPEYQPDETTSRKSWEENMAETFRNIGEEHISTEQIYLRQTENGYVEATFDQHDILSDSHVVEAKSLIFTKIGPAWKIIMDRVLVEPSSKTEAQNENSGQ; encoded by the coding sequence ATGAAAGTGAATTTGAAAGAGTTCGTCTCCGAGGTTTTACAGAGAAACGGCAAACTGACCATGTCACGGCTTGACGCCGAAATCGCTGAAAAGCAGATCGATCATGCGAAAGGTGATTTTGAACCCCGTGTTGTCGCCGCAACGAAATACCGTGATGAAATGACCCCCAATACGGTGGAGGAGAGCATGCAACGATCCTTCCTGCCGGAGTACTACGAGCGCAGCAAAGAGCATAAGGTGGGGTTGAAAAAAAAGATCATGGCCACCGGTGCGCAGTTGGAAGTCGAATCCGGCATGCGGGAGATCAACAACACTCTCCAGACAGGAGACAGCACCGGTGGAGAGTTCAAAACTTTTGAGGGAGTCACCCTGACACAGCCCCTGCTGAAAGGGTTTGGCAGCGCGGTCACGTCCAACATGCGTCTGGCCTCCGGGGACGCGGAGTTGGCCAAAGAGCGCGGAAGATTGTCCGCCATGGAACTTTTGGGCCAAGCCGCCATGTCCTACCTTGATCTGTGTTGGTCCAAGAAAGTTTTGGATATTCGCCAGGAAGCGGCAGATGTTGCCCGCAAACTGCTGGTCGATGGAGAGGCGCGGGCCAAGGCGGGGCGAACGGCAAGCTCCGAACTCCTGGAATATCTCGCTCTGGTTTCCCAGAGAGAGGCCCAGTTGAACGCCGCCCGTCAGGCTCTGATCTCCGCCGAAGATGCGCTCTACAACCACCTCTTCATGCAACGGGATGTGGACAAGGTGAATGTCGAGACGACCGAGGCATTGGAAAGTGAAGAGGAGGCGCCACAGGAGATCGTCAGCCTGGAATATGCCTTCACCTTGCGACCGGAGTTGCGGATAGCCAAAAAATCAGCCGCCCAGGAGGATGTGCGCATCGTCTATCTTGCCAACCAAAAGCTGCCCCAATTGGACTTGGTAACCAGCTATGGTTTCAACGGATTGGCGCACGATACATCGAAACCATTGAAGATGCTTAATAATGACCACAATAAAGTCTGGAGTATCGGTTTGCAGTTTGATGTTCCCCTGTTTGGCGGGGTGTCGGCAACAAGTCAATGGGATGCGGCCAAAAAGCGCAAGGAGAGGGCGTTGCTGGATATCAAGAACACCGAAGTCCAGATTGCCAACATGGTCCACACCCAGATGAAACAGGTGGAGAATGGTCGCAAGGAGTGGAAAACCATGCAACGTTTGACCCAGGCCAGTCAGGAGAAGTGGAAAACAACCCTGGCCGATCATAAGGCGGGTCGAGGAGAGTATCGTGACCTGTTGCATCAGGAGTCATTGGTGAAACAAAGTCAGGAGGCGGAAGTCCAGTCCCTGCTGCGCTACCGCAAAGCTTTGGTCAGTCTCTACCTGGCCGAAGGAAGCATGTTGGCACGCTTTGGCGCGGAGGCGTTGCCACGCACTTCCACTTCTGAACAGCCCGATGCCACACCTGTCGACAAGCAACAGTTTGTGGAAGTCTGGGATACCATCCAGGCCTGGGCAGAGGCCAGAACCACTCGCGATGTCAAAAAATATCTCGGTTTTTACGCCCCGGAGTATCAACCAGACGAAACGACATCACGCAAATCCTGGGAAGAAAATATGGCGGAAACCTTTCGCAACATCGGCGAAGAACACATTTCCACGGAACAAATTTACTTGCGACAAACTGAAAACGGCTACGTTGAAGCCACGTTCGACCAACATGACATTTTGTCCGATTCTCATGTCGTGGAGGCCAAGAGTCTGATATTTACCAAGATAGGTCCAGCATGGAAGATTATCATGGATCGGGTTCTGGTTGAGCCCTCTTCAAAAACAGAGGCGCAGAATGAAAATTCTGGTCAGTAA
- a CDS encoding efflux RND transporter periplasmic adaptor subunit, whose product MSFMEWEELVELADGSLTEEAFWSTLLERCALHAEAKCGWIFVDKGGHPQTRIIWPEGGGLGRYPGVARRAEQMARMAAQQGQARETQGEFGLMLAAHLGVDASGETIVAVFLIDPECAHSFEVLVAELGALPHIPRLHHLAHDLALARLEGNHLLEVLLLTAELAHAKNFTEMAMKICNHLATRFSLEWGTLGWQEEAGMRLRAASHMDGFERTVSLVQVIESAMSEAADQDEEILYPAPVTSRSIIRDHEICHREQGGGHLLSLPVRFRNEVVGAVLCTRWSPPFSAEEVRLLRLTLDMVTPGVVTRRGAERGVGACLLKLVREGAGRILGLERTWAKVGMLLLALGLGVLGTSTLSYRVEGSFMLATDDLRVLSAPYNGYIEEVFAKVGDMVARGQKLLTLDRRSLLLEETAATAEVARYATEAEKAKSLHSLAEMRIAMAQIAQAQAKKEKISFHLGAAVIQTPVAGIVVEGDLAKLLGAPVKEGDTLFKVASMEHLYIEIDLMERDLHEIGVGKKGEIAFLGRPQESFPVEVERIDPIAVVKKGQNIFVVRARVLGHTAPWWRPGMSGVAKIDVEKRSILWIFTHRMVEFLRLLFWW is encoded by the coding sequence ATGTCGTTCATGGAGTGGGAGGAGCTGGTTGAACTGGCGGATGGATCCCTGACGGAGGAGGCGTTTTGGTCGACGCTCCTGGAGCGGTGCGCCCTCCACGCCGAGGCCAAATGTGGTTGGATCTTTGTCGACAAGGGTGGTCATCCGCAAACCAGGATCATCTGGCCGGAAGGGGGGGGGTTGGGCCGCTATCCCGGTGTGGCCCGACGGGCGGAGCAGATGGCCCGCATGGCTGCACAACAGGGACAGGCCAGGGAGACGCAAGGGGAGTTTGGCCTGATGCTCGCCGCGCATCTCGGGGTCGATGCATCTGGAGAAACGATCGTTGCGGTGTTCCTGATCGACCCGGAGTGCGCACACTCTTTTGAAGTGCTGGTGGCGGAGTTGGGTGCTCTGCCTCATATTCCGCGTCTGCACCATCTGGCACACGATCTCGCACTTGCCCGCCTGGAAGGAAACCACCTTCTGGAGGTGTTGCTCCTGACGGCGGAGTTGGCCCATGCCAAAAACTTCACAGAAATGGCCATGAAGATATGCAACCATCTGGCCACCCGTTTCTCCCTGGAATGGGGCACCCTGGGTTGGCAGGAAGAGGCGGGCATGCGTTTGCGAGCCGCCAGCCACATGGACGGTTTCGAGCGGACCGTCTCGCTGGTTCAGGTGATTGAATCCGCCATGAGCGAGGCCGCCGACCAGGACGAAGAGATCCTGTATCCGGCGCCTGTAACGAGTCGTTCCATCATCCGGGATCATGAAATTTGTCATCGGGAGCAGGGGGGCGGCCATCTGCTGAGTCTGCCCGTCCGTTTCCGGAACGAGGTGGTGGGCGCCGTGCTCTGTACACGTTGGAGCCCCCCCTTCTCCGCCGAGGAGGTGCGTCTGCTGCGCTTGACCCTGGACATGGTGACGCCGGGCGTGGTGACACGGCGAGGAGCGGAACGAGGGGTCGGCGCCTGCCTGCTCAAACTGGTGCGTGAGGGCGCCGGTCGCATCCTGGGCCTGGAACGCACCTGGGCCAAAGTCGGCATGTTGCTGTTGGCGTTGGGATTGGGCGTTCTGGGAACGAGCACCTTATCGTACAGGGTGGAGGGGTCGTTCATGCTGGCAACGGACGACCTGCGCGTTCTTTCCGCACCCTACAATGGTTATATCGAGGAGGTGTTCGCCAAGGTGGGTGACATGGTGGCGCGGGGGCAAAAGCTTTTGACCCTGGATCGCCGGTCTTTGCTGTTGGAAGAGACCGCTGCCACCGCCGAGGTTGCCCGCTACGCCACAGAGGCGGAGAAAGCGAAATCATTGCACAGCCTGGCGGAAATGCGTATCGCCATGGCCCAGATCGCCCAGGCTCAGGCCAAAAAGGAGAAAATCAGCTTTCATCTCGGCGCTGCCGTGATTCAGACGCCGGTCGCCGGGATTGTGGTGGAGGGTGATCTGGCCAAACTTCTGGGCGCCCCGGTCAAGGAGGGTGACACCCTGTTCAAGGTGGCCTCCATGGAACACCTTTACATCGAGATCGATCTCATGGAGCGGGATCTACACGAAATCGGGGTGGGCAAAAAGGGCGAGATCGCCTTTCTAGGACGTCCACAGGAGTCCTTTCCTGTGGAGGTGGAACGGATCGATCCCATCGCCGTGGTCAAGAAGGGACAAAATATTTTTGTCGTTCGTGCCAGGGTATTGGGCCACACCGCCCCCTGGTGGCGACCGGGCATGAGTGGCGTTGCCAAAATCGACGTGGAAAAACGCTCGATATTGTGGATCTTCACCCATCGCATGGTCGAATTTTTACGGCTGCTCTTTTGGTGGTAA